In Sardina pilchardus chromosome 8, fSarPil1.1, whole genome shotgun sequence, a genomic segment contains:
- the LOC134089243 gene encoding golgin subfamily A member 6-like protein 22 — MEEEDTLKEKGKRNERRIREMEGEGEKEFQKVEAENMVEDTEKVKTIEMEVKKEEEGMRMLEERVKEQQKMRREMQKKTKEEKLLKEMVEEAIERKRKLREMENRAKEIGRGPKKVVEKMREQERMHREMGDTESHTYTDSDDSWMEEDEDKEALKRQEEITKLKEKISLEGQRIAQIQREAKVRDEERKKREIEQRAREEERKKRETERKEQLRNAEREKRRWEEEERLRNESCWRIGREMFEDFYTFCVETYLLQRMMKREEKMRKKAEKEEILREKAREKRYR, encoded by the coding sequence atggaggaggaggacacgttgaaagaaaaaggaaagcgGAATGAAAGACGGATaagggagatggaaggagaaggagaaaaagaattCCAGAAAGTTGAGGCAGAAAACATGGTAGAAGATACAGAGAAGGTAAAGACAATAGAGATGGaggtgaagaaagaggaagaagggatgagaatgctggaagagagagtgaaagagcagcagaagatgaggagagaaatgcagaaaaaaacaaaggaagAAAAATTATTGAAGGAGATGGTAGAAGAAGCAATAGAACGGAAGAGAAagctgagagagatggagaatagAGCAAAGGAGATAGGAAGAGGACCGAAGAAGGTggtagagaaaatgagagaacagGAGCGAATGCACAGAGAAATGGGGGACACAGAAAGCCACACGTACACGGACTCGGACGATTCTTggatggaggaggatgaggataaGGAAGCACTCAAGAGACAAGAAGAAATAACAAAGCTTAAAGAGAAGATATCTCTGGAGGGCCAAAGGATAgcacaaatacagagagaggctaaggtgagagacgaggagagaaagaagagagaaattgaacaaagagcaagagaggaggagagaaagaagagagagactgaacgaAAAGAACAATTAAGAAATGCggaaagggaaaagagaagatGGGAAGAAGAGGAGCGGCTGAGAAATGAGAGCTGCTGGCGGATAGGAAGGGAAATGTTTGAGGATTTCTATACTTTTTGCGTAGAAACATATTTACTGCAAAGGAtgatgaagagagaagaaaaaatgagaaagaaagcgGAGAAGGAGGAAATATTGAGAGAAAAggcaagagagaagagataccGTTGA